TTTTTCATCGATATAGGCCGCTCGACGTCGCCGGAAGAACGAACGATACCTGGATGGGCCATCCTAAATTTCGAGGGAAAGAACCGCCAAGACCGTGTGGAACGTAGATTGCTAGATTTCACTCGGATCGATGACGAACGCGCTGTTCGGGGTGCGCTTAAAATTCTGACTAGTCTCAACCTGCGGCCACTGGCTCTTTGGCAACAGCCAGAAAATGCCACCGATTCAACAGATCTTGACGAAGTCCAGAAAGCCTGGATAGAGATTTTCGCGGCGCTCCCTGGAGCTGAAGCGGCATTCAACTATCTGGTTTCCCAATTTCGACCGGATGACATTTGGCTCGTACGGTCCTTGTCCCAACAACCTACAATCGGCGAATCCACCAAGGAGGCATTGCGCGCTTTTGAGGAGGCCGTAAACGGTGATTTCGCCAAACTTGCTTCATGGGCCCCATATAGCTTCGCCAAGAATGCGGACGCCATCTCTGAATACTTGGCCACTCACATCGATAGTTTGCCTTCGCGGCGCTTGGAATGGGTAGCCCGTTATGCGACCCCTCGCTTGCGTAGGGTCGCTGTCAGGAGACTTCTTACAGAAGGCGAACTCAAGGATACATTGCTCCGTGAAACGTTGGCTTGGAAGGATAGAGAGACTATTCAAATGTTGTCGGCGAAGGCCGCGAGCGATTCGGCCTTCGGAGAAGTGGCATTGGAAATCGTCAGCAACAGCAGCAATTCTCACAGCTTTCCGCAGGAACTAGAACCGCGACTGCTGGCAGCTCTGAGAACGACTGAACAGCTGCAGGCTCTCGTCGAATCATCCCCCTTCAACTATGAACACTGGCAAGCACTCACATTCAAGGAGGGTGAAGGCATGCTCGAAGAATCTCGGCAAATCCTAGACACAGACGCAGCGAGATGGAGGGGTCGGCTTGCACCTTTCTTGGGAGACAACCCGACGACCCTTGAATTCGTTGCAGAGAAAATTCGCGCAGCCGCCAGTGAGTGCATCGGAAATTACGGAGCGGGTGGCGAAGACGCGCTGAGGCTTGTTCGCCAACTGGACAGAGGTCAGTTAGTTGGCCCTTCTCGAGTCTTGGTTGCTCTTTCAAAAATCGCTCGACCGGAATTACTACCGGCGATCCAAGAAGAATTGCCGGCCTTGGATGCATCTACTTTCGTAGACGTTGCTGAGGTAGCCATGGCATCGGACTTGGCCCCCGCTTTGGCCCGAGTTTGGAATACCGCCGAGACTTCCAACCTCCGCGAAGCTTCTCGGCAGTGGTTCCTTCGCCAGCCAGAACGAACCCACGAGGAGTTGCGGGAAGCCCTTCATTCTGAGAGCCCAGGTGAAAGGATGACCGCTCTAGATGTCTTGGGGACGAGATGTTCTAACGATGAGCTCAGGACCCTGCTAGTGGAATATGTTTCCGGGCAAAGGCAGTATTGGTACAACGTGATTGCAGGCATCGACGAGATCCTGTATGGCCTGAAGGTAACCACGGATGAGGAAAGCCGTTCAGATCCCTAGCGGAGAAGAGGAACCTGAGAATGATCTGAAAGTGGCGTTGGCCGCCCGGGGATCGTATTAGGCGGTCTGGTCATAGCTCTTTTGGGAATTCCTGGCGGAACGAAATCGTCAAGTTTCGGCTAAGAATTTTCGGGACAGAGTGACAAAACGGAGGTCTGCTGACTCCTGTCCCTGAACCAAGCGAAGCGCTTCGCTTACAAACTCAATTGCGGCTAGCTGTTTTGATGCGCCACCGTTTTGGGGCCGCTCGTCCCAGGTCTTCGAATTCCAGCCACCAGAACTTGGCGAGTTCGCTCATGACCATGTCAGGGCTGAACACGTCGTCGGTGGCGGGAGTATCTCGTTGAACTTGGACAGGAGGGCGGCTTCAGCCTGTGCCCCGGTTGGCCCGGTCATTTGGTACATCCGGGGCTTTCAGTCGTAGCCGCGCATGGTTGCCCGGTCCCGCCATGTGGTCGGGCCGAGCTTTCGGCGGGTAATTCTTCCCAGGTCCCGAGTGGCGTTTTGCCCTAGCCAACGGGGTCTTCTGTTGTGGCGAGCCACGCGTTGAAGTCCGTGCGGCGGATGCGAAGGTGGCGCCCGATCCTGTGGGCCCTCGGTCCCGCGTGCTTGACGCGCCACTGGTAGAAAGTCTGCTCGGGGATCTGCAGCTCATGGCAGATCTCCTTGGGCGTCATCCACTCATCGACGAAACCATGGGTGGACGGTGCGTGGTCTGTCTGCTCGGTCATCGAATTCTCCTGTTTAGTGTTGGTCTTCCCCCTTCCATGGTGCAAAGACAGTGAAACTACATGACTTCCGTTGGCATGTCGGACGGACGACGGCGGCCGACTCGCCTGGGGCCGGTCACGTGCCGGCGGTCCCCTGCAACATCGGTCGCCCGCTGTGGATAGCGGGGTTCCCGATCATGGCTACGTCGCCATTCTCGACGGTGGTACCGCCAGTCTTGATCCTTGACTCCGGAGACCGTAACGGCATGACTACAAGGGAACGGATGCAGTTGGATCAGGCGACTGCGAAGATGGACAAACATGGAAGCGTAGAAGTGCGCAGGATTGGCCTTGAGTTGCTGATGATGCAGGTCGTGTTTCGCGAACTGATAAAGCCTTTTGGCTTCTTGAAGCGTTCAAGGGGCCGGAACATACTTGAAGAACTCCCGAGTAGCGGATTGGAGAACCATGGCGGACCAGGAATCGCCCGGTGCAGGCGACGAGGCCAGGCGCACGCCTCAAGGTGAGCTTGCTCGAAAGCTTCACCTCTTGCTCGACGTCGCTGTCGCGGAGAGAGGGGAGGCACTGACTTTTCCGGAAATTCGTGCGGCGATGACGGTTCGTGGGGTGGGATTGTCCAGGGCGCGGTGGTCCTACATGAAGGATGGCAATGGGCGACTGGTCCAGGACCGGCCGCTGTTGACCGCGCTGGCTGACTATTTCAACGTGGATCCCGAGTATTTGCTCAGTGTCGAGGACATAGAAACTCCTGAGATGGTCGGCCGGCAGTTGGAGTTCGTGAAGTCGCTGCGGGCCGCCAGGGTCAAGTCATTTGCGGCCAAGACACTTGGGGATGTTTCGCCGGAGACATTGGAGATCATTGTTGAATACCTGGATCAGGATATTGCCCTGCACCCTAGGGGAGGGTCGGCCGTCGATTAAGGAGATAGTCCTGATGGGCATCCAATAGTTCCTTGATGCGGTTTTCAGCCACCGAATAGCGTGGTGACCTGCCGTGCCGGCGGCCCTGAACGATGTCCACGACGATGGCCCCCGTTTTTTCAAGCGCGATCAGGTGCTGGGCAACGCTTGCCTCGCTGGCACTGACGGCATCCACGATGTCCCCGCGCGGCACCGGCCCACTTCCCTCCAGATACCGGATGATTTCGAGGCGGGCCCGATTGCCGAACGTCTCCATTGACGCTTCCACATCGGCCGTCCAGGCCAGGTCTACCGGGTGCGTGATCTTAGGCATGGTTCAATTCTGCACCTTTTATCCACAGAATGACATAGTAGGGGTTGACATTGGGAAACCGTGAGCTGACACTGGTTTATATCCTCTCTGGGGTTCTGGTGCGCAACCGGGATCCATACCATGGCCGCAATGCCGTCGCTCCATTTAGACGGTGTGGTGGCCTACCCCAATAATGTGCAGTTTCTCGTGAACGAAGACGACGATGGTCTCTTACCCGTCAGCTCGAAGGCCCCACCGCAAAGACCAACTTCCGGGCGATTTCAGGCCCGGTTCCCAAGCTCCAGGACCCCGGACACGGTCGGATGACGGGTTTGGGTGTTTATTGAGTTTCCGGGGTTTCTTCTTGCTGGAACCCTGTTAATTTTGCCCATTCTTCGATATAATAGATTAAGGAAAATACCTCTATTGGAAGGGTGAAATGATGGGTCTCATGACTGCTCAACGTCCTCTTCCTGTGGCGATGGCTTCCGGTGCTGTGAAGCTGGGCCTGGCCGGGGAACTCGTGAGCGACGCCGATGGTGGCGGCACTGTTTTTCTGCACGGACAAGCCTCGTTTTCCTGGGACGGCGGTGATGAGGCCGGCCGCCGTTGGGCAGCGGTGAGACTCGCGGCGCTTATGGCAGCCGGCGTCGCTGAGATCGCAGCGGCCTTTGATGTCACACCCACCACGGTGTGGCTGTGGAAGCAACTGCTGACTGAAGGCGGCATTGCCGCGTTGGTGCCGGAGAAGAAGGGTCCGAAGCGGGCTTCCCGGCTCACCGAGAGTGTCATCGCCCGGATCGTGGAACTGCGCAGCACCGGTTTGTCCCAGCAGGCCGTCGGTGACGCGGTCGGCGTCTCGGAGTTCAGTGTCCGCCGGGCCTTGAAAATCGCTGCCGAACAAGCCGCTGCTGACGCTGCGGAAACACCCACCGCCGATGAAGCTGAAGCCTTGGAACCAGCACAGCAGCCCGGGTTGCCGCTCCAGCCGGTCCCGGCACCTCGCGCAGCGGAACGTGCCGCCGCCGGACTGCTTGAATGCGCGGTCCCAGTGTTTTCCCCGGCCGCCCACATCCGGCACGCGGGATTGTTCCTGGCCTTCCCGGCACTGGAAACCACCGGCCTGCTCAGCTGTGCGAAGGAGGTGTACGGGGCGTTGCCGAATGGTTTCTACGGCCTCGAGTCCGTCCTGATCGATGCCGTGCTGCGGGCGCTGGCTGGGGAAGCCCGGGCCGAGGGTGCCACCCGCTTCGACCCAGTGGAACTCGGACGCGTGTTGGGATTGGATCGGGCCCCGGAAGTAAAAACCATCCGCCGCAGAATCAGCCAACTTGCTGAGGCCGGCAACGCCGGGGAACTGATCGCTGCCCTGGCCAAACACCACCTTGCCGGCACCGGCCCGGGCGGGGAGAACCTGGCCGCGATCCTCTACGTTGACGGACACGTGCGCGCCTACCAAGGCACGAAAAAGATCGGGAAAATCTACTCCACCCGGTTGAAGTTCCCGGTCCCGGCTACCGAGGAAACCTGGGTCACAGACGCCCAAGGATCCCCCGTCTTCGTCGTCATGGCCAAACCGGGCGCGTCCCTGGCCGCGGAACTCCGCGGCCTGCTGCCGGAACTGCGCACAGTGGTCGGGGACGACCGGCGGGTATTGGTCGGCTTCGATAGGGGAGGCTGGTCACCGGCGTTGTTCAAGCACATGGATGCGGCTGGTTTTGACGTGCTGACCTGGCGCAAAGGCACCACCAAAGACATCGAAGAGAAATTATTCACTGAGGTCTCCCACACCGACGACCACGGGGAAGAACGCAAATGGTCGGTCGCTGACACGATCGTTGACCTCCCCCTGGCAACAACGAAGAAAACCGGCGAAGTCTTCAGCATCCGCCAGATCAGCCGGATCGTGGGCACCACCGGTGGAGGCACACGGCAAATCCACATCCTCACCACCGACCGTGACCTTCCCGCCGGGGAACTCGTGTATCGAATGGGCAATAGGTGGCGGCAGGAAAACCAGTTCCGCTACGCCCGCATGCACTTCGAGCTGGACTCTCACGATTCCTATGCCTCCACCGGTGACGACGAAGACCGGATGGTCCCCAACCCTGCCAAAGCGAAGGCGTACCAAAAAGTCGTGGCTGCCAGGAACCAGCACGCGGAGGCCGCCGCCATTGCCGATATCAACCTCATGGCGCTGAAAACTCCGGCAGAAGGCAGCAATGAACTAACCATCACGGTCACCAGTGCCATGCACAACCAAGTCATGGCACCGCTCTGGGAGGCAGAAACCGCCTTGATTGCTGCAGAGAAAGCCCACAAGAAGATCCCGGCGAAGCTGCGCCTCGGGGATCTGAACCCGGGCCAGCAAGTCTTGGATACCGAGGTCAAGCTGATCCACACCGGCATCCGCATGGCCGCCTACAACACCGCGATGACCATCGCCCGCGAGATCCGCACCAACACCGGATACAAACGCGCGAACCAGGAAGCCCACGCCCTCATGCGCCAGATGTTCAACCAGACCGGCGACATCGACACCACCAAGCCCGGCTACCTCACCATCACACTGGACCCCCTACCGACCAAAGCCAAAACCGCGGCCGCCGCCGAACTCTGCACCCACCTCACCAGCACCAAAACCCGCTACCCCGGCAGCAGCCTCATCCTCAAATACGAGATCAAAACCAAGGCCCCGGCTCTCATCAATTAAATCGTGATGTCCGGAGTCCTGAGCTCACGGTCCTGATATTAGTGGTGAAGATGTCATGACGGCGGTGGACGATATTTCCCAGTTCGTTCGTTCACGCCTGGCCAGGGCTGGGTGCCCCAACGAGCTGGAGGACGTACTGCAGGACATCCGCGTCGCAGTGTGGACCGGAGTGTCACGGGGACGGTACCAGCCAATGCCGGGCGTCCGCTTCGGGGCGTGGGTCCAGGGCATTGCCAATCACGTGTGTGCGGCCCACATCGCCAAGGCAGCCGCCCGCTACACCGTTCCCCTGTTCACGGCGGAATCCGACGACCATCCCAGCGTCGATCGGCCGCAGGACGTCGTTGCCGAGCCTGCCGGGGTTGCCGATCGAGAATGGGCCCTGAACATACTGAAGCTGACACGCATGTATGCCGGAGAAGAAGCCTGGGGGTCAGCCATGTTCCTTCTTTTGGACGATTATGACGACAGCCAAGGCGCAGCAACCGCCGTTGCCGACCGGACCGACACCCCGGCCAATCGCCGGGCGCGCAGGGATTTGAAATTCGTGCGCCAAGTTGCCATCACGGTGAGAAACGCACTGGCCGTGGTGGATTCCGACAAAGCAAATGCCGACGTAATCGCCATGAGCGCCTCGAAATGCCTGCCCACCGAACTGCACCGCGCCATCGCGGAAACAATCGTTGTTCCCAAGTTGAGCGGACCGGAACGTCTCGCCGCCCTTCCCGTCATTGCGGCCAAGACCAACGTCACGCCGAGATACGTCGCCGTGCAGACCGGACGCGCCAGGGCACTCTACATGGCGGCACTGAAAGT
This genomic stretch from Arthrobacter dokdonellae harbors:
- a CDS encoding DUF4062 domain-containing protein; amino-acid sequence: MQKDIKELVVFIASPGDLADERQIIRSTGDELNHALSACGIRLRVVGWELTMPGYGRPQERINPMVRECDVFIGLLNKRWGTATGERSSGFEEEFEIALERRRNGEDAPAIGMFFANIDEDSLADPGPQLSQVIEFRTKVKAERIALYGEFSNADQLGKRVSNFLLEHVLPLALEADSGQSALDATGTSTPSRGELQATSNDGGSAPPPNAAAEQLAEVLGAFTSIMAGKNNEGPKLDIDRLALFARACERDPEPLGSHLANRLYGRRDDLQLTDLEGSIWVRTFFIDIGRSTSPEERTIPGWAILNFEGKNRQDRVERRLLDFTRIDDERAVRGALKILTSLNLRPLALWQQPENATDSTDLDEVQKAWIEIFAALPGAEAAFNYLVSQFRPDDIWLVRSLSQQPTIGESTKEALRAFEEAVNGDFAKLASWAPYSFAKNADAISEYLATHIDSLPSRRLEWVARYATPRLRRVAVRRLLTEGELKDTLLRETLAWKDRETIQMLSAKAASDSAFGEVALEIVSNSSNSHSFPQELEPRLLAALRTTEQLQALVESSPFNYEHWQALTFKEGEGMLEESRQILDTDAARWRGRLAPFLGDNPTTLEFVAEKIRAAASECIGNYGAGGEDALRLVRQLDRGQLVGPSRVLVALSKIARPELLPAIQEELPALDASTFVDVAEVAMASDLAPALARVWNTAETSNLREASRQWFLRQPERTHEELREALHSESPGERMTALDVLGTRCSNDELRTLLVEYVSGQRQYWYNVIAGIDEILYGLKVTTDEESRSDP
- a CDS encoding helix-turn-helix domain-containing protein, with the protein product MTEQTDHAPSTHGFVDEWMTPKEICHELQIPEQTFYQWRVKHAGPRAHRIGRHLRIRRTDFNAWLATTEDPVG
- a CDS encoding ArsR/SmtB family transcription factor encodes the protein MPKITHPVDLAWTADVEASMETFGNRARLEIIRYLEGSGPVPRGDIVDAVSASEASVAQHLIALEKTGAIVVDIVQGRRHGRSPRYSVAENRIKELLDAHQDYLLNRRPTLP
- a CDS encoding helix-turn-helix domain-containing protein; the protein is MTAQRPLPVAMASGAVKLGLAGELVSDADGGGTVFLHGQASFSWDGGDEAGRRWAAVRLAALMAAGVAEIAAAFDVTPTTVWLWKQLLTEGGIAALVPEKKGPKRASRLTESVIARIVELRSTGLSQQAVGDAVGVSEFSVRRALKIAAEQAAADAAETPTADEAEALEPAQQPGLPLQPVPAPRAAERAAAGLLECAVPVFSPAAHIRHAGLFLAFPALETTGLLSCAKEVYGALPNGFYGLESVLIDAVLRALAGEARAEGATRFDPVELGRVLGLDRAPEVKTIRRRISQLAEAGNAGELIAALAKHHLAGTGPGGENLAAILYVDGHVRAYQGTKKIGKIYSTRLKFPVPATEETWVTDAQGSPVFVVMAKPGASLAAELRGLLPELRTVVGDDRRVLVGFDRGGWSPALFKHMDAAGFDVLTWRKGTTKDIEEKLFTEVSHTDDHGEERKWSVADTIVDLPLATTKKTGEVFSIRQISRIVGTTGGGTRQIHILTTDRDLPAGELVYRMGNRWRQENQFRYARMHFELDSHDSYASTGDDEDRMVPNPAKAKAYQKVVAARNQHAEAAAIADINLMALKTPAEGSNELTITVTSAMHNQVMAPLWEAETALIAAEKAHKKIPAKLRLGDLNPGQQVLDTEVKLIHTGIRMAAYNTAMTIAREIRTNTGYKRANQEAHALMRQMFNQTGDIDTTKPGYLTITLDPLPTKAKTAAAAELCTHLTSTKTRYPGSSLILKYEIKTKAPALIN
- a CDS encoding sigma factor, whose protein sequence is MTAVDDISQFVRSRLARAGCPNELEDVLQDIRVAVWTGVSRGRYQPMPGVRFGAWVQGIANHVCAAHIAKAAARYTVPLFTAESDDHPSVDRPQDVVAEPAGVADREWALNILKLTRMYAGEEAWGSAMFLLLDDYDDSQGAATAVADRTDTPANRRARRDLKFVRQVAITVRNALAVVDSDKANADVIAMSASKCLPTELHRAIAETIVVPKLSGPERLAALPVIAAKTNVTPRYVAVQTGRARALYMAALKVIGMSQPPQAMPS